Genomic DNA from Bemisia tabaci chromosome 2, PGI_BMITA_v3:
ATCAcaaattgcataaaaaattgCCAATAATCGGTTGAGAGAGAAAGCCTTAGGCCCTAAACATTGTTTGACAGACTTTTCAGCAGTATGCTTGATCGCAGCACGTTTCTTGGCCTTATCGCTTCCTTTCAGGTAGAGCCTTTTGTCATATTTAGGTGAATTAAACGATGCTAAGTACGCAGCAATTAAGAGGTACTTGGTGTACATTGGTAGATCAATCGCAGAAtttcctaattttgattctGGCTCAACGGCTCCTTTGATAGAGAAACTGGAACACATGAACAtgattaaaataacaatttgtctcaatgaaaaatgagaagaaaaggCACCTCCaggtaggaaaaaaaaacacccacTCCACAATCTAgacaattttatctgaaaattaaTGGAACCCAGTCTAAGGATATCTTATTCGTACAACCCAAATTTTACCTTTAATGGTCATTCAGTGGGGGATTTCTTATTAATGATTATTGAGTTACTTGAGTTCAAATAACATCACAATTAGggacacggagaaaaaaataaacatgaataAAGTTATGTAAGTCTCAACTCCACTTCCCAATCATGACTTTTAGATAACTCTGCTACACTAAGGCCTGCCTTAAAGGCATTTAGACAACGCAAAATAGCCTCTGTGAAGATattaatttcctgaaaaactgaagaatatttttcttttgacttttttgGAAAACTCTCTTTGCAGTTTGATTTGGTGAGTCTGAAAAGTTTGAGGTCCAACATAAATATTTGCATCAATGTGCTGAAATCATCATTATATTAGACCGTAAAAATGACTAACAGTACTTACTCAGTGCCAAGATAGACGCAATTGGTTATTTTTTGAAGGTACGGTTTGATGGCTCGGAATAACAAGGACCTGAGGTTTGAATCTGACAACTTCAATTCCTTCTTTTCGATAGGTTCAACATACTTATTAAAGACAATTTTGACCTAATTggaaagagagaaaacatcTGATAATAAAAAATGGAGATCAATGACTAAATTTAGAAACACTGTATCTGGTTTTTATGACGATTCCGACTCCTGGCCAAACTTCATATTAATTGTAGAACtaatcaacataatttcttgaacattttcgagattctttttctcttgttgagaaaaaatttcatgaaaatttcaaactgaaacCCTGGTTAAtctctctttcaaaaaatataacTGCGGAAACATTGAAACACTTCTGTAAAAATATGAGATTTTCAGGTTTGGCTTTTGAAATGGTGGCAATTTGACAGATGAATTACTTCAATACAGAAATTGTGAGATCATGATCATGCGTTAAATTCAATATTCAACTGTAACTGCTCGGACAGGGTCAGTTTTTAACAGAGAATATTGCTTGAATGGGCTTTTTTTCCTATGATAAGACTTTTCAATCATTAATAGAACTTGGTGCGCTACAGCAAACTCTACATCTCTCTACCCAGACATAGCTCTGCCTGAAATGAGTTCTTACATCAGACAAGAATTCTAACGGCAGCTAAAAATGAAGAGCTCtacagtaaaattgaaaaatgcagtttaCTAATTTCACTTTTTCTGATAGATATCTAAGGAAACTCATTGAGATATCCAGTTATCATTTAAAGTAATTACCCAATTTTTTAGCTCCTTCAGATCTCTGCAAACATGAAGGAAATAGCCCAGGAAGAGATTAAGGTAGTCTCTATAGAATTCTTCAGGATATTCTGGAGGCCTCTGACTCCACAAGATGCATAACAGATCATctgcaacaaattaaaaatcagTGCGAGATAGTCGTGGAGACCGGTTTGAATGTACTTTACCTCCTGCTTTTGGCAGAATTCAGCAATACATATTGCCTCTAAGGATTTTTTCGGTTAAAAGTTAGATTCCAATTGATTGGTAGAGGAGTAAAGCAACAAGAGAATAAATTATCAAAGCTACTGATGATACAGTGCAAATGTAAATTTCCTTCAGGGACTGTACTTCAGAAGTAAAAAAAACAGATGTAACCACCTGACCTTACTATGATGTacaattttcagccgaaaattatttttcaacttttttcttttgctctGACGGAGGCGGAGAGGTAATTAATAACTGAATTAGAAGTCCTCAGATGGTTTTGAAAAGTGCTCTTTTCTCAACTGCAAATTCTAACAGAAAGGATCAAATGTACCAAATTTAATAGGaagaaaccaagtcacatcagtaATGAAGCGTGATGTGATCGATCATCCATAAATCcccctttgaagctatggtaaagaatccatTATTCAGTTGTTTGTTGCAAGCAGCCTGTTAatctatccttttccataggtttaaacggcagatcaatcgatatactaAAAAGCACCGAGTCACATCAAGATCAAACCAAAGAAAAGGGGTTTGaagtttccttcattttcctccATAGGACGCAATTTTGGAGATAAAGTCCAACACTTTTTCTCACATTTAAAATGTTCTTctttgactttgaatttttgacggaaGAAAATGTGTGACTAGTGTTTGAAAATAGTTACCCAAAATAAAACTTCATTCCTCTCGGGTTCATTCGGTGTAAATGAAAGCATTTCTACACCATAAAAAAGAGCCATTTCCTAATAACATGGAAAAGCACTAAAAATGAAGTCAAGGGATCTCATAAAAAAATACAGGGTTGCCATtgaatgtagaaaatgaaattccctgacatttccttgatttctcttttacattttggtaaattccctgatattcccTTGATTTCTCTGttacattttggtaaaattccctgacaattgagggtATGCCAGATGCTTAAAAAGAAATGATTAGAGGCAGTTTTCAGACAAGATTTTTTGTACAAAACATCACATCCATTCTAGACAGGAAATAAAggtaacttgaaattttttctctgacatttccaggttttctctgactttttaaatttccctGCCATTCCTCGGTTTTCCTGGTATTCTCTGactggcaaccctgaaaattgaaaagtgtTGATTGCTTACCTTTGCTGTACTGGGGAAAAACAATGGTCTGTATTGGATAATTGAAGTTAAACTGAGAAGGTACTATTTGGGTTATCATGATGCAACATAAGTTATCCTTTTCAGTCAGTTCTGATATCCGAGCAAAGGCTTGTAATTGAATTTCAGATagtttattacaattttttaatacCTGGAAAAAGGTTAAAGGATTCACTAACTGATAAgtaaaattaaagtgttacaaaacagaaactgaaaaaaaacaaggtaaaAAACTGTAAATATCAAAAGTGAGGCAAAAGCAACTAATGTGAAATCGAAAAGATACCCCCTAACTCTCAAagaaaaggagatgaaataggccttttttactgtgttttctatgtaagtttgaatttattatttcaattttgtacAATTTGTTTACGCAGCCTCAAATTGAAATGTTCTAATTcgttaatgtttgtttactgGCTCTAGAAGTCATAAATGTCTCTACTATAACTCTGCCTATTAGCCAGAAGAGGTCTCCCCTCCTTGCTCGCTGTTGCTCTCTTTATGAATAGCTATCAGGCTTGTTTTCTGAACCTCTTTCTCAATTATTAAACACATTTATGCCCTGCCCCTTTTTTCACCACTTTGAGCAACGATGCCTTTGAAGCTGCAAGAAGCGattgcctgtgtcacactatcaaattGTTTCATCAAAACATCAAGGTCAGCGCTCTGCGCAAGATCGTTTCTGTGACAGAGAAATAGAAGAACCAATCAGAGCTCACTAACTCTTGAAAAGCAAGCGGGCCCCACGCCTTTGAAGAAGAGGCTGCTGCGCGCGCATCTGGACCTCGACATTTTGATGAGAgtgttttgatagtgtgacacaggacACAGGCAATTGCAGAGACAAGCAAAAACTACTGCCGActgattttttggaagaaacattaatatcaacattttatttaagtaaatatttctttacagaaaaaaaagagaaattagtAAATATTGAGTGGATCCTGAAATTACGGTATTCATAAATCTTACTTGTAAAATGGTGAACTTGgagcaagaaaaattcagcaaaaatacGGGTAAAAATTATATAAGCTTACAAGATGACCCTCTGATTTGTAGAGATGTGACATTGTCACGTTACTTGAAAACTACACCGTTGTGAAAGTATCAATTAATTTAAGTCAAATTTCTATTgaggtttatttttcatgctGAGCCAGTATTGGTTTTCAAATAAGCTTACCACTCCAAAGCATCTACATAAGTCCAGTAGACGTTCGAACATTTGCTACGAGGGCTTATTCGAAGGTTCAATAATTTTCTGTTCAGAACAATCAGTTCCATGATagtgattttattcatttattgtAACTGGAGTTTCAGTTTCTGATCAGAAGTTCTTTTGATGTGGTGTAAGTTAAGGACTATTGTCTTTGAATTTATTCAGATTTCATTATCACTGGAGGAAATTATTATGCTACTCCTCTTCATGCATCACTGCCACCTCATCTTGTTTCATTGATgttattttcgaattttattttttatgtgatCTGTTTTCTAAAAAGAACCTAAAATAAgagtaaaacaaaaacaaacaactTACAATGATATGAGGACTCTCCCTGAATGTTTTATTTGACTTACTTTCCGCTTTCAACAAGTGAACAAATTGCATAATCGAGTCACAGCGAATATTTTCCGTTTCACATCTTTCTTGGCCCactgtaaaattgtaaatagaAGAAGTTATTGCAGAAAAATCACCCTAGATGGGTTATTGCTCTGACAAGTTGAAAGTAAGAGAAGAGCATGCGAGACAATTTAGGCTTTGCgttgaatttaaaaagttgCCGACTTGAACTTGAGTGGAAATTAAATACAGGTATTTAGTGAATCTAAAGCATTCTGTAATGTCTAGCTCTTACTTGTCTACTATCTAGATTTCAATGAACAAACATGGAGATTAAGTAAACTTGCATAAAACAAGCATGGCAGCTTctagataaaaaattataagtaGTGGAATTAACTTACAGAATGTTTCAATAATAGGTTTCAACAGAAGTCTATTAGTGTACGCCTCAATACAGTTGACTACACAATGCTTCACTTTCACCAACGTCAAAAGTTCCAAAAGAATGCTGGTCTTTCCAGTGGATGAAAGACCATACACAATTAGACTGGGCAACATCTGTTCTTCAGGctgaaaaacacgaaaaaatttcaattgcttACTGCAGTTTCAGTTCACGCAAGACGGCATCCCAAAGTCTCGAACAAATCTGTCATGAATGAAACAAGAGAAAGAACTTCTGAACTGCAAGGGGATGAAATTCCCACTCACTACCATTAGAGCCAAAATAATTTATCAAAGATATGGAATATAATACTTCCTTCCTCAGAGGAAGCGAAACAGAGACTTGGCTAGGACTGAATTTTTCAGGCTCAGAGGTTTGCAGTAGTTAagttttgcttttcttttgccGTGATACAGCCAGGGTTGCAGGAAGTTCCAAAATTCCGACCATTCGCTGCATTCCGATGTTACTGCCTCACAGCCATACAGCCACTTCTAGAGCTCCCGATTGCCTAGTAAAATGTGATTTATTCCTATTTATGAGAGTATTTTTCAAAGTATTGAAcacaagaaaagaagaaaaaaaatggccaaCTCTTTTAAAAATCGGCCCAAGATTTGCCTCTTGTTTGCCGCAATAAGATTGTGAGATCAGGCATTTTCTGCATTTCTAGATATGGCAGTaactaaagtttaaaaaaatccatCCTTCGCTCACCGCCTGACTTGATTAGGAGTTTTGATCTCATGATTTTGACAGCTAACATGTTGCTATCGGCtgtttctgaaaaatcaaaatgttgtCGCATGTCATAACATTTGGTAGATGCTGCTGATATCAATGACAATCAAAGTACCATCAGAATGACCTTGTGCTCCTTTAAATGGTTATTTCTCTTGCTAATTTTCACTTGGGCAATGGTTCGCTGAACTTTCAGCTGCGCATCGTTGTTTACCCCCTTCTATCTGAGCGTGGGGAGAATAAATTAGAACTTGCAATCAGCTAGACTTCATTCCgcccaaattaaaaaaaacttggcatTTGTGGAATGGGCCTGACCTCACTTCATCCACACTATTCAGTTTAGAAATATAGACCTAGTTACCAGTCACTAACACATGAGGTAGACAGTAGTATAACTGATTTctgatggaaaaaaactgaaTACGTTAATCAACTGTATCAGCTCGAGGTCTGAGCATGGGTGAAAATAAGTCACTTACCACGGCAAACAGTCCCAATAATGTGTTAATCTCATTGTCTCGGCGAGGATACTTTTTTGTCAACTTTTCCTTCAATGGATGGAGATGGAAGTAGAAGGACCCGTCAGCCATCGTCCTTGACTTAACTTCACTAAGAATAAGAGTTCAGCTGCCCGTACATCAAACAAGTCTAAACTACGAGATGAGATAAGTACATGTGATGAAGATTTTTCCGAAAACCACGAGAGGAAAACTGAGGGAGGAACTAAACTTTTCGAAAATTGAACCCGAGAGGAGTTCCCTCAGTTCAGAGGTTAGAGAAAATTATACAGAATTTGAGAAAGTGCTCAGGTAAGTTTAGAAAAATAACAGGGCTTAATTTTGAATTGTGATCTATACAACGAAAATTATATCtacgaaaaaattagaacagCGACAGCTTAGGAGGGTTGTAAAAAGTATGTTATCTCTTGCCTTTGGTTCTTGTTGTGTTGATTACGTTGTTTACATCATGTGACCATGTGTATGTGTGCTGTTTTTTCCCGCGCTTTGAGACACGCCGCTGGAATGGTGGGGGAAACGAGTGCCCAATCGTCGGTGTTCGTTTCacgcggtatttttcaatagaccgtattcgataacggttcgatgtatcgtttggttcaaaacaatagaacataacctcaaacccaaCTGGAAGGATTTAAGTCGGAAAAgccgaaaatgagaaatttcctgacaatttcacttggcattggcatttggtactcaaaagaatgaaaaatctgttacaaGAGACCCGTTTTcttagatttctgaatttaattttgaggctatgtttatgttttgaaccaatcgatatcgatacaatctcacccgtttgatgtatcgaatacgatctattttgGGAATGAACAAATCAAGCACTGTGCCCTGCCCTACTGCCCCCCCACAATTAGTCTCGGATGGTAGATTAGTGGTGCAATTGTACTTCAAATCCTTGTAAAAACAACGATCAAAAGTGTAgttaaaaattggacgtatttatgctaaaaggagatatgtgcaagtggaaagatggggtgtgctcgttagttgggtcataagaaagaatgtaaaagtggatatagctccttttgagaaaattgagaagcgggattttctattaaatcaaaaggagctaaacggcaaaatatgctaactcatgagccgcgggcatgggaagagagccttgtgcacagggctcacgagttacagcgccccgacgaccatctccccgtcgttagagtgcgcactcattgccgctgacgtcactggcgcacaattattccccattcattcttatggcccgaccactaacgagcacaccccatctttccacttccacatatctccttttcgcataaatacgtccaatttatcttGAAGCAGGGCAATGTGTTCATTTATTATTGAGTAcgttatatggattgcattacgcaaaaaagaaccagggGCATTGCCATGTTACTAAAATTGAGCGACTtcaccctttgcaataaaactactgtaatcatgcaataatatgaaatttacacggTGATTTTTGTCTCAAGTTCACAGTCTTTAgcgtgtaaaatagaaaatgtttataggtggccaggtttttcttccaggacaaaagaagttgcacaatcttagcaacattgcaatgctcttggttcctttttgcaaaatgcagtccatatgttCAGTTACACTTTTTCGATGGGTAGGGGGTGGGAGGCGCTAACTCCCAGCTGTATTTATGACTCTGGTTTCATTCATTACACCTCTGTCAAAAAGTGTATCATTTTGATCATCGCAGAAATTAGATTTTGGATTTTCTATTTTGTTTGATGAATACTGCAACCTTTCATAAGAGCTgtgagaaaaaatagaaataggGGATGTTGATGGAAGGTTCTAGAAaaccggaggggggggggggggtcttgtCCCTAATTGATTATTCATATTCTAGAGGCACATCAAAAATGACTTCATTTGAGTATTCTAAATGGCTAAGCAAGGATCCATTGGAGAGTCAAAAGATAAACACGGTCATATTTAccagaaatttaataaaataaattacaagtcaaaattaaaatcaatactTCCCAACGCACAAGTTTACAAAATAGTAGAGTGACGTTTTGACATTATAAAAAGACCACACCAAGTGCTTTCAGtcacttaaaaattaaaatattccttCTGTTGGTGTAGCAAGTAGAGAAAACTACTGACAATAATGACTATTAAcatcttcagaaaaattgacCTCCACTAAAGGTACCAGTTTATGTACATTGTTACGAAGTTTGTTCTTAGTtgtcaaaataaagaaaaatttatgaGTCAGGAGGGAATCAGCAGGAATAATATAAATTATATACTGAAAATATCATAAGATACTTGCTTTGGACAAGAGAGTGCATTAAAATAAGATACCTTTTAAAtgagatctcaatttttcacagcTCTGGGGCTGTAAATTTGATGCGGCGCAGTAAAATTAGGAATTTAGAGTTCCTTGTCGTGCTCTGAAATTCGATCAAATTTTTCTGCTTAGTCAGCAAGGAATTGAGATTATGTAATCAAAGGTGCTCTGCAAAGTTCTTACGATAAAATACCTTCCCCATGCTGAGATACTTGTGGAAATGTTTAACGAGAGAGTAAGGGAAAAAGGAATTCAAGGCGAAAAGGTTCAGTTTGACCCCATCTACAATCACTGGCTACAGAAATTCATTTTGTATTTGTTTGCtactctaaagaaaaaaaaattagaattttaaaatatttttgaattattctcTGAATTCTTGGGTGTTCTTCAGGACAACTGATGCAAAGTGAATTTCTATAAGCAGCGAAGTTTAATTTGGTAAAAAATCAACCTCTTTACCCCAAGTATTCTTTTTATTGACTAAATCACATTTATCAAGGtctaaaaaatggaaaaataatacTTTCCCCTTCgactttttaattcaaaataattaaacatgAAAAGCATGCGGCAGTAAAATCAAGGTTAGATCAATCCTGCGTAACTAAATTATGCATTTTCAGACTTGCACatcaaaataaatatgaaaaaagagtgaaaccaaaaattgcagattttttcctgatataaATTTAATGCGGGAGAGTTTACTGTTAAATCATGAAGGCCTTCTGGTAGTCTGACTAAGAACAACTGAGTGCCAACTGAAAACCTAGGATATAGGAAAAGAGGGACatattttaaaactgaaaaataaaaaaagagcttTATACCAAGCTTTTATGATTTAGCAAAATTAATACCTGAAACCTTGATATCCTATTATGTAACAGAAGAGCTTAAAACCCTAGCAAAGTTAATACAATAAGATTATTTAACGacacaaataaaaaatcctAACTATTAAACGTCAGACATTCATTGTTAATATCACATTTTCATTActattcaaaggaaaatatttcccTTCTAAGAACATAAATCATGCATGcaagaatattttcaaaagatcAAATTTCCTGGCAAGCTCCATTAGAGAATTTACAAGGTACTGCATTTAATTGTATTCTTCAATAGCCTCTGATCTGAAGAACGCAATCAGTCTGTTCTGACCACTTCAAGggatattttttactttttttaaaattgatgatgGTTTACTAAACAAACTTGTGATGAACAGGAGCTGCAGGTAttccataaaatattaaatatgtgacagaattaataataataataataataaaaaaaatgattgtattttacagtctttgaaagaCTCAGCTAATCATTCTACTTAGTAAAAGCACTGTAACTTCAGAATGAGTCTCTAAATCATGAAACTACAGCATTAAAACAACTTTTAGAAACAATAACTGATTAATAATCTAGAAAACCTAAAATACGGTCAAATATTTAGAATAATTTAAGGTGGGCAATGGTTTCTCATTTTTGATCCGAATCATGCATTTCTAATCACCGagagtcagaaaaaaattgttgcaatttatcataAAACCATTCTCATCAAAAAATCTAAATTACAAAGAGGTGAACAGGCTAGGCACAATAAACaggcaaataaaaaaatgaaaaaaaaaatggagttgCTTTAAAAATTAGTTAGTAATTCTTCAATTTGTTGTTAGACGTTACTGCGGGGATAAGGGTGCTATGACCACGGGCCCAACACTTCGGGTTTCCAAGTTCTTTAAGAGTTGAGCAAGCCAATGCTTGGTGGATTTGTCCTCTTGAAGACACATCACAAAGGTGGCATCCCTGAGCTGATCTGGTAAGCACTGTCGTAATGCCACACACGCTCTGAAAATGAGAATTCCGAGTTAGTTTAGGCATCACTGAATTAACACTTTTGCCCTGCAAACTATTTGCTTCTTAATTAAGATTAAAAATTATCCAATAACCTAACCACATAATTAGTTATTTTCTTTACACACTGATTTTTAGTGTTATTACAACTTCCTTCATTATTGCCTAGCTCATCTATTGGTTCATAATATTTTAGAGTGTTCGATGAACACTGCGAActtatgcagggtgtctactaaaatttaattttgggttttcctgatttttcttgtttaaacAGAATCTCCTGATTTTTGGCGCAAATAAAATGACACTCgttttattttacaaatgaacatttttcttgaattaaatcaaatgtttcatttttgcatGTGCTAAACTGCATGTAAGGAAATGAAAACTGCTTGACCCAcccaaaatttcctgatttatgACTGATTTTCTCctgattccctgatttttcctgatatcaTACGTTTTTTACTGATGGTAGACCCTGATAAAAAATTTATCACAATACATTTAAGTTCATTTCTAATGAATGGTCACTGTGTCCATGAAAATTCTCATCATTGAAGAATCTCTACCGAAACCGAGATCATAACcaataaattaaagtaaaactTGGACATGCATACCTTGCATTATCAGAAAGCCTGAGGTAGCAACGAACTACATGCTTCAGCAACCTAGCGGAGGGTTCTTTGGCCAAAGATAACACCATTTTCCCCTGGAAAAATacattaaagaaaaacaaaattcagcGATAAAACCTTCAAAAAGAGCACATGAAACAATGGTAGATGAGCCtcacattttttgctttttacattggattttaaagcaaaatgatcaaaattgaCGCGataacagattttttttttcaatgatttctgATATGGGCTAAAATAGACTTCTGTGAAACTGGAAAGATCACTTTCCCTTGGAGCTTGGTggttaaataaatgaattacaTGCCTTGGGAGGTGTAACAGACCAGCTGCTTAAAATTAAAAGCATCCTAGGGTTTATGATGCAAGAGTAAATTCTAAATAAAAAGTAACTTTGGCAGTAACCTGGCTCAACAAAATAAAACgctaatttgaaattattttttaacagcGTTCAGGGCTGAGTCTCTGCTATAAAGGTacatatttgcaaaaatccccCGACCATtcgcagtttttaagaattcacTTGGTCACAAGTTGTCCTACTTACTTATGAGAATAAGGAATACTGAGAGAATgctaattgtt
This window encodes:
- the Orc5 gene encoding origin recognition complex subunit 5 produces the protein MADGSFYFHLHPLKEKLTKKYPRRDNEINTLLGLFAVPEEQMLPSLIVYGLSSTGKTSILLELLTLVKVKHCVVNCIEAYTNRLLLKPIIETFLGQERCETENIRCDSIMQFVHLLKAESKSNKTFRESPHIIVLKNCNKLSEIQLQAFARISELTEKDNLCCIMITQIVPSQFNFNYPIQTIVFPQYSKDDLLCILWSQRPPEYPEEFYRDYLNLFLGYFLHVCRDLKELKNWVKIVFNKYVEPIEKKELKLSDSNLRSLLFRAIKPYLQKITNCVYLGTDFSIKGAVEPESKLGNSAIDLPMYTKYLLIAAYLASFNSPKYDKRLYLKGSDKAKKRAAIKHTAEKSVKQCLGPKAFSLNRLLAIFYAICDEPVNLTVNIYSQIASLIELRLMMHTNSDNLDEPKFKTTAPFSCVEDVGKNIKFDLKNYLLGV